A portion of the Streptomyces sp. YPW6 genome contains these proteins:
- a CDS encoding beta-N-acetylhexosaminidase, translated as MPAPHPALSLLPHPGKVSSLGGRLTLDRNTTVRALPGAETAADLLRTLVGRPAGLPLPVSPDGRIVLALDDRLGGLGEEGYGLTVAPQALQLRAAHRTGLLRGIQTIRQLLPAEALSGGPAGAGSWQLPCVEITDVPDRPWRGAMLDVARRFQPIGCLRRFVDLLALHKLNVLHLHLTDDQGWRMPVDAYPRLTSVGSRRARSQKGPTGPDGAHFDAAPHEGHYTKAELRSLVRYAGERGITVVPEIEMPGHVRAALAAYPELGNHPGRELDVWTRWGVCDTILGVHEGVFDFCRAVLEEVMDVFPSPYIHLGGEECPTTEWEDSPAARERAAALGLASPAGLHGWFLGRVGAFLAERGRIPLAWVENGTELPPEFTVMTWRDAAHARAAARRGHQVIAAHHRATYLDYAQSADPSEPVAQPGAPVLLHTVHGYEPAPHDWPEAERARVLGTQVQLWTEYARTPEEIDYLSFPRLCALADRSWSGGRGDWPGFVERLRHHTARLDALGVRHRPLDARSLATAAYASPSAGTARLRP; from the coding sequence GTGCCCGCACCGCACCCCGCCCTTTCCCTCCTCCCCCACCCCGGCAAGGTCTCCTCGCTCGGCGGTCGGCTCACCCTCGACCGGAACACCACCGTCCGCGCGCTGCCGGGCGCGGAGACGGCGGCGGACCTGCTGCGCACCCTCGTCGGCCGCCCCGCGGGCCTGCCGCTCCCGGTGTCGCCCGACGGACGGATCGTGCTCGCCCTGGACGACCGGCTCGGCGGCCTCGGCGAGGAGGGGTACGGGCTGACGGTCGCCCCGCAGGCGCTCCAGTTGCGTGCCGCCCACCGCACCGGGCTGCTCCGGGGCATCCAGACGATCCGCCAGCTCCTGCCCGCCGAGGCCCTGTCGGGCGGACCGGCCGGCGCCGGCTCCTGGCAGCTGCCCTGCGTCGAGATCACCGACGTACCGGACCGGCCGTGGCGCGGGGCGATGCTGGACGTGGCGCGCCGCTTCCAGCCCATCGGCTGTCTGCGCCGGTTCGTGGACCTGCTGGCGCTGCACAAGCTCAACGTCCTGCACCTCCACCTCACCGACGACCAGGGCTGGCGGATGCCGGTCGACGCCTACCCCCGGCTGACCTCGGTCGGCTCCCGGCGGGCCCGTTCGCAGAAGGGCCCGACCGGTCCGGACGGGGCGCACTTCGACGCGGCGCCGCACGAAGGGCACTACACCAAGGCGGAGTTGAGGAGTCTGGTGCGGTACGCGGGGGAGCGCGGGATCACCGTCGTACCGGAGATCGAGATGCCCGGCCATGTGCGGGCCGCGCTCGCCGCCTATCCGGAGCTGGGCAACCACCCGGGGCGAGAACTGGACGTGTGGACCCGCTGGGGGGTGTGCGACACGATCCTCGGCGTCCACGAGGGGGTCTTCGACTTCTGCCGGGCGGTGCTGGAGGAGGTGATGGACGTCTTCCCGTCGCCGTACATCCACCTCGGCGGCGAGGAGTGCCCGACCACCGAGTGGGAGGACAGCCCGGCGGCCCGTGAGCGTGCGGCGGCCCTGGGACTCGCGAGCCCGGCCGGGCTGCACGGCTGGTTCCTGGGCCGGGTCGGGGCGTTCCTGGCGGAGCGCGGCCGGATTCCGCTCGCCTGGGTCGAGAACGGCACCGAACTCCCGCCGGAATTCACGGTGATGACCTGGCGCGATGCCGCGCACGCCCGGGCCGCCGCCCGCCGCGGCCATCAGGTGATCGCCGCGCACCACCGGGCCACCTATCTCGACTACGCCCAGTCGGCGGACCCGTCCGAACCGGTCGCCCAGCCCGGTGCGCCGGTCCTCCTGCACACGGTCCACGGCTACGAACCGGCGCCGCACGACTGGCCGGAGGCGGAGCGGGCCCGGGTGCTCGGGACCCAGGTGCAGCTGTGGACGGAGTACGCCCGCACCCCCGAGGAGATCGATTACCTCAGTTTTCCCCGGCTCTGCGCGCTCGCCGACCGTTCCTGGTCCGGCGGGCGCGGCGACTGGCCGGGGTTCGTCGAGCGGCTGCGTCACCACACCGCCCGGCTGGACGCCCTGGGCGTCCGCCACCGCCCCCTGGACGCGCGGTCGCTCGCGACGGCGGCGTACGCGTCCCCCTCCGCAGGAACAGCGCGACTCCGCCCGTGA
- a CDS encoding cellulose binding domain-containing protein: MNTPPTHPRRSRLRTAAASAAAVALAAAGLAAWPSSASAAADGIVVQYRTSASGASADQSEPWLKVRNAGSGSVPLSSVKMRYYFKADSASAAYRFACSWAVKGCANITGTFGTLANPTATADRYLEIGFTAGAGSLAPGADTGDMQLRFHQTSWAPLVQSDDYSFGPQQTAYGDWSAVTAQVNGATVWGEAPGGNGPTDPPDPTDPPTDPPGDAPTLFDDFDYSSHTDPRIGANGWSVRSNSGGPGVPGATWAPENVTFASQNGNSVMNLETSTAGTGASTKHTEILTRSMKFKNGTYASRVKFSDAPRSGPDGDRIVQTFFTINDLKAPMADDYAEYDFEYLPNGGWGEPANILYTTSWETYRPDPWEAVNAHSQVRQSYAGWHDLVVTIDDSRITYYVDGRHFGTHGAAYLPERPMSINFNQWLIDLAGQPSTTPRAYDQQVDYVLHVKDQVLTPSQVNAMVGAYRSAGTSFEDTVPAG, from the coding sequence GTGAACACACCGCCCACCCACCCCCGCCGGAGCAGGCTGCGCACCGCCGCCGCCTCGGCCGCCGCCGTGGCCCTGGCCGCCGCCGGTCTGGCCGCGTGGCCGTCCTCGGCGTCCGCCGCGGCCGACGGGATCGTGGTCCAGTACCGTACGAGCGCGTCCGGTGCGAGCGCCGACCAGAGCGAGCCGTGGCTGAAGGTCCGCAACGCCGGCTCCGGGTCCGTACCGCTGAGCAGCGTGAAGATGCGCTACTACTTCAAGGCCGACTCGGCGTCCGCCGCCTACCGGTTCGCCTGTTCCTGGGCGGTGAAGGGGTGCGCGAACATCACCGGCACGTTCGGGACGCTCGCGAACCCGACCGCCACCGCCGACCGCTATCTGGAGATCGGCTTCACCGCCGGGGCGGGCTCGCTCGCCCCGGGCGCGGACACCGGGGACATGCAACTCCGGTTCCACCAGACCTCCTGGGCTCCGCTCGTCCAGTCCGACGACTACTCCTTCGGGCCTCAGCAGACCGCGTACGGCGACTGGTCCGCGGTGACGGCCCAGGTCAACGGCGCGACCGTGTGGGGCGAGGCCCCCGGCGGCAACGGTCCGACCGATCCGCCGGACCCGACGGACCCGCCCACCGACCCGCCGGGGGACGCGCCGACGCTCTTCGACGACTTCGACTACAGCTCGCACACCGATCCGCGGATCGGCGCCAACGGCTGGAGCGTACGGTCCAACTCCGGCGGGCCCGGCGTGCCGGGCGCGACCTGGGCTCCGGAGAACGTCACCTTCGCCTCGCAGAACGGCAACTCGGTGATGAACCTGGAGACGTCGACGGCGGGCACGGGCGCGTCGACGAAGCACACCGAGATCCTGACCAGGTCGATGAAGTTCAAGAACGGGACGTACGCGTCCCGCGTGAAGTTCAGCGACGCCCCGCGCTCGGGCCCGGACGGCGACCGGATCGTGCAGACGTTCTTCACCATCAACGACCTCAAGGCGCCGATGGCGGACGACTACGCGGAGTACGACTTCGAGTATCTGCCGAACGGCGGCTGGGGCGAGCCCGCGAACATCCTCTACACGACCTCGTGGGAGACCTACCGGCCCGACCCGTGGGAGGCGGTCAACGCGCACAGCCAGGTCCGGCAGTCGTACGCGGGCTGGCACGACCTGGTGGTGACGATCGACGACAGCCGGATCACGTACTACGTCGACGGCCGGCACTTCGGGACGCACGGGGCGGCGTATCTGCCGGAGCGTCCGATGTCGATCAACTTCAACCAGTGGCTGATCGATCTGGCGGGCCAGCCGAGCACGACACCCCGTGCCTACGACCAGCAGGTGGACTACGTCCTGCATGTAAAGGACCAGGTGCTCACCCCCTCGCAGGTGAACGCGATGGTCGGGGCGTACCGCAGTGCGGGGACGAGTTTCGAGGACACGGTTCCGGCCGGATAG
- a CDS encoding TIM barrel protein translates to MGYPDQRFDVNLSILFTELPLLERPAAAAAAGFTAVELWWPWIETPTPPQAELDALKKALDDAGTQLVGLNFYAGQLPGPDRGALSVPGEESDRFRANIEVAADFAASVGCTALNALYGNRVEGADPQVQDALALENLVLAARAADRVGAILLVETLNKPESPLYPLVSAPAAIEVVDRVNAATGLGNAKFLLDLYHLSMNGEDLSQVIKAYAAKTGHVQIADNPGRGAPGTGDLPLERLLDELKDAGYAGWVGLEYKPGERPSADSFDWLPPSARAAG, encoded by the coding sequence ATGGGATACCCGGACCAGCGCTTCGATGTGAACCTCTCGATCCTCTTCACGGAACTCCCGCTCCTGGAGCGTCCCGCGGCAGCCGCCGCGGCGGGCTTCACCGCGGTCGAGCTGTGGTGGCCCTGGATCGAGACCCCCACCCCGCCACAGGCGGAGCTCGACGCCCTCAAGAAGGCGCTCGACGACGCCGGCACCCAACTGGTGGGGCTGAACTTCTACGCCGGACAGCTGCCCGGCCCCGACCGCGGCGCGCTCTCCGTGCCCGGTGAGGAGTCGGACCGCTTCCGCGCCAACATCGAGGTGGCGGCCGACTTCGCCGCCTCGGTCGGCTGCACGGCGCTCAACGCGCTGTACGGCAACCGCGTCGAGGGCGCGGACCCGCAGGTCCAGGACGCGCTCGCGCTGGAGAACCTGGTGCTGGCGGCCCGCGCCGCCGACCGGGTCGGGGCGATCCTCCTGGTCGAGACCCTGAACAAGCCGGAGTCGCCGCTCTATCCGCTGGTCAGCGCACCGGCCGCGATCGAGGTCGTCGACAGGGTCAACGCGGCGACGGGCCTCGGGAACGCCAAGTTCCTGCTGGACCTCTACCACCTCTCGATGAACGGCGAGGACCTGAGCCAGGTCATCAAGGCGTACGCCGCGAAGACCGGTCACGTCCAGATCGCCGACAACCCGGGGCGCGGCGCGCCGGGCACCGGCGACCTCCCGCTGGAGCGGCTGCTCGACGAGCTGAAGGACGCCGGTTACGCGGGCTGGGTCGGCCTGGAGTACAAGCCGGGCGAGCGCCCGAGCGCCGACTCCTTCGACTGGCTCCCGCCGTCGGCCCGAGCGGCCGGCTGA
- a CDS encoding 2-hydroxy-3-oxopropionate reductase → MSNNLPKVAWIGLGIMGSPMSENLIKAGYSVTGYTLEQDKIDRLAAAGGTGASSIADAVGDADVVITMVPASPQVEAIAYGPDGILENAKRGALLVDMSSITPQTSVDLAKNAAEKGIRVLDAPVSGGEAGAIEAVLSIMVGGEQADFDAAKPLLEALGKTIVLCGPHGSGQTVKAANQLIVAVNIQACAEAVVFLEKSGVDLTAALDVLNGGLAGSTVLTRKKDNFLKRDFAPGFRIDLHHKDMGIVTDAARNVGAALPVGGVVAQLVASLRAQGDGGLDHSALLRSVERLSGAQV, encoded by the coding sequence ATGAGCAACAACCTCCCCAAGGTTGCGTGGATCGGTCTCGGCATCATGGGCTCCCCCATGTCGGAGAACCTGATCAAGGCCGGTTACTCCGTCACCGGATACACCCTGGAGCAGGACAAGATCGACCGGCTGGCCGCGGCCGGCGGCACCGGCGCCTCCTCGATCGCGGACGCGGTCGGGGACGCGGATGTCGTCATCACGATGGTGCCCGCATCCCCGCAGGTCGAGGCCATCGCGTACGGCCCGGACGGCATCCTGGAGAACGCGAAGCGCGGCGCGCTGCTGGTGGACATGTCCTCCATCACCCCGCAGACCTCGGTCGACCTCGCCAAGAACGCGGCGGAGAAGGGCATCCGGGTCCTGGACGCGCCGGTCTCCGGCGGCGAGGCCGGCGCCATCGAGGCGGTCCTGTCCATCATGGTCGGCGGCGAGCAGGCGGACTTCGACGCCGCGAAGCCGCTCCTGGAGGCGCTCGGCAAGACCATCGTGCTCTGCGGTCCGCACGGCTCCGGTCAGACGGTGAAGGCCGCCAACCAGCTGATCGTCGCGGTCAACATCCAGGCGTGCGCCGAGGCCGTGGTCTTCCTGGAGAAGTCCGGGGTCGACCTCACCGCCGCGCTCGACGTCCTCAACGGCGGGCTCGCCGGTTCGACCGTGCTGACCCGCAAGAAGGACAACTTCCTGAAGCGGGACTTCGCCCCCGGCTTCCGCATCGACCTGCACCACAAGGACATGGGCATCGTCACGGACGCCGCCCGCAACGTCGGCGCGGCCCTGCCCGTCGGCGGCGTGGTCGCCCAGCTGGTCGCCTCGCTGCGCGCCCAGGGCGACGGCGGCCTGGACCACTCGGCGCTGCTGCGCTCGGTCGAGCGGCTCTCCGGCGCCCAGGTCTGA
- a CDS encoding catalase: MAKRVLTTESGAPVADNQNSATAGVGGPILLQDQHLLEKLARFNRERIPERVVHARGSGAYGYFEVTDDVTGFTRADFLSSVGKRTETFIRFSTVADSLGGADAVRDPRGFALKFYTDEGNYDLVGNNTPVFFIKDPIKFPDFIHSQKRDPFTGKQEPDNVWDFWAHAPEATHQVTWLMGDRGIPASYRHMNGYGSHTYQWTNAEGEAFFVKYHFKTNQGVRSLSADQAAELVGKDANSHQTDLLQAIERGVNPSWTLYVQVMPAAEAADYRFNPFDLTKVWPHADYPLQRVGRLVLDRNPDNVFAEVEQAAFSPNNFVPGIGPSPDKMLQGRLFAYADAHRYRLGVNHTQLPVNAPRTAVVDNYGRDGLHATRNGSRHDKNYEPNSYAGPAQTDAALAAPLAIHGWTGTHEAPAHTKDDDFFQAGELFRLMSEDEKGRLVANIAGGLSQVTRDDVIEKNLAHFHAADADYGKRVEEAVRALRED, encoded by the coding sequence ATGGCTAAGCGTGTGCTCACGACCGAGTCAGGCGCCCCGGTCGCCGACAACCAGAACTCCGCCACCGCCGGTGTCGGTGGACCGATCCTCCTCCAGGACCAGCACCTCCTGGAGAAGCTCGCCCGCTTCAACCGTGAGCGCATCCCGGAGCGCGTGGTGCACGCCCGTGGATCCGGCGCGTACGGCTACTTCGAGGTGACCGACGACGTCACGGGCTTCACCCGCGCCGACTTCCTCTCCTCGGTCGGCAAGCGCACCGAGACGTTCATCCGCTTCTCGACCGTCGCCGACTCCCTCGGCGGCGCGGACGCGGTCCGCGACCCGCGCGGATTCGCCCTCAAGTTCTACACGGACGAGGGCAATTACGACCTGGTCGGCAACAACACCCCGGTGTTCTTCATCAAGGACCCGATCAAGTTCCCCGACTTCATCCACTCGCAGAAGCGCGACCCGTTCACGGGCAAGCAGGAGCCGGACAACGTCTGGGACTTCTGGGCGCACGCTCCCGAGGCGACGCACCAGGTCACCTGGCTGATGGGCGACCGCGGCATCCCCGCCTCGTACCGCCACATGAACGGCTACGGCTCGCACACCTACCAGTGGACGAACGCCGAGGGCGAGGCCTTCTTCGTCAAGTACCACTTCAAGACGAACCAGGGCGTGCGGTCCCTCTCCGCCGACCAGGCAGCCGAGCTCGTCGGCAAGGACGCCAACTCGCACCAGACGGACCTGCTCCAGGCCATCGAACGCGGCGTCAACCCGTCCTGGACGCTGTACGTCCAGGTGATGCCCGCCGCCGAGGCCGCGGACTACCGGTTCAACCCGTTCGACCTCACCAAGGTGTGGCCGCACGCGGACTACCCGCTCCAGCGGGTCGGCCGCCTGGTCCTGGACCGGAACCCCGACAACGTCTTCGCCGAGGTCGAGCAGGCCGCGTTCTCCCCGAACAACTTCGTGCCCGGCATCGGCCCGTCCCCGGACAAGATGCTCCAGGGCCGGCTGTTCGCCTACGCGGACGCGCACCGCTACCGCCTGGGCGTCAACCACACCCAGCTGCCGGTGAACGCGCCGCGGACCGCCGTCGTGGACAACTACGGCCGCGACGGTCTGCACGCGACGCGCAACGGCTCGCGCCACGACAAGAACTACGAGCCCAACTCGTACGCCGGGCCGGCGCAGACCGACGCGGCGCTCGCCGCGCCGCTCGCGATCCACGGCTGGACGGGCACGCACGAGGCGCCCGCGCACACCAAGGACGACGACTTCTTCCAGGCGGGCGAACTCTTCCGGCTCATGTCGGAGGACGAGAAGGGCCGCCTGGTCGCGAACATCGCCGGAGGCCTCTCGCAGGTCACCCGCGACGACGTGATCGAGAAGAACCTCGCCCACTTCCACGCCGCCGACGCCGACTACGGCAAGCGGGTGGAGGAGGCGGTCCGCGCCCTGCGCGAGGACTGA
- the gcl gene encoding glyoxylate carboligase gives MPRMTAARAAVEILKREGVSNAFGVPGAAINPFYAALKASGGVNHTLARHVEGASHMAEGYTRAEAGNIGVCIGTSGPAGTDMITGLYSAIADSIPILCITGQAPTAVLHKEDFQAVDIASIAKPVTKAATTVLEAAQVPGVFQQAFHLMRTGRPGPVLIDLPIDVQLTEIEFDPELYEPIPVHKPAASRKQIERAVRMLNASERPVLVAGGGIINADASELLVEFAELTGVPVIPTLMGWGILPDDHELNAGMVGLQTSHRYGNANFLESDFVLGIGNRWANRHTGKLDVYTQGRTFVHVDIEPTQIGKIFAPDLGIASDAKAALELFVEVARELKAAGELKDRSAWAASTQERKATLQRRTHFDNVPLKPQRVYEEMNRAFGPETRYVTTIGLSQIAGAQMLHVYKPRHWINCGQAGPLGWTIPAALGVATADPEGTVVALSGDYDFQFMLEELAVGAQHRIPYVHVLVNNSYLGLIRQAQRNFDIDFQVNLEFENLNSPELGVYGVDHVKVVEGLGCKAIRVTEPDQLLPAFEEAKKLAAEFRVPVVVEAILERVTNIAMSGSDIASVNEFEDLATDPSHAPTAIRPLTVS, from the coding sequence ATGCCTCGTATGACCGCTGCCCGAGCGGCAGTTGAGATCCTCAAGCGCGAAGGCGTCAGCAACGCGTTCGGTGTTCCGGGCGCGGCGATCAACCCCTTCTACGCGGCCCTCAAGGCCTCCGGCGGGGTCAACCACACGCTGGCCCGCCACGTCGAGGGCGCCTCCCACATGGCGGAGGGCTACACCCGGGCCGAGGCCGGCAACATCGGCGTCTGCATCGGTACGTCGGGCCCCGCGGGCACCGACATGATCACCGGTCTCTACTCGGCCATCGCCGACTCCATCCCGATCCTCTGCATCACCGGCCAGGCGCCCACGGCCGTCCTGCACAAGGAGGACTTCCAGGCCGTCGACATCGCCTCGATCGCGAAGCCGGTGACCAAGGCCGCGACCACCGTCCTGGAGGCCGCGCAGGTCCCCGGCGTCTTCCAGCAGGCCTTCCACCTCATGCGCACCGGCCGCCCCGGCCCGGTCCTCATCGACCTGCCGATCGACGTCCAGCTCACCGAGATCGAGTTCGACCCCGAGCTGTACGAGCCCATCCCGGTGCACAAGCCCGCGGCCTCCCGCAAGCAGATCGAGCGGGCCGTGCGGATGCTGAACGCCTCGGAGCGCCCGGTGCTCGTCGCGGGCGGCGGCATCATCAACGCCGACGCCTCCGAACTGCTCGTGGAGTTCGCCGAGCTGACCGGCGTCCCGGTCATCCCGACCCTGATGGGCTGGGGCATCCTCCCCGACGACCACGAACTGAACGCGGGCATGGTCGGCCTCCAGACCTCGCACCGCTACGGCAACGCGAACTTCCTGGAGTCCGACTTCGTCCTCGGCATCGGCAACCGCTGGGCCAACCGCCACACCGGCAAGCTGGACGTCTACACCCAGGGCCGCACCTTCGTCCACGTCGACATCGAGCCCACCCAGATCGGCAAGATCTTCGCCCCCGACCTCGGCATCGCCTCCGACGCCAAGGCCGCGCTGGAGCTCTTCGTCGAGGTGGCGCGCGAGCTGAAGGCGGCGGGCGAGCTGAAGGACCGCTCGGCCTGGGCCGCCTCCACGCAGGAGCGCAAGGCGACCCTCCAGCGCAGGACGCACTTCGACAACGTGCCGCTCAAGCCGCAGCGCGTGTACGAGGAGATGAACCGGGCGTTCGGCCCGGAGACCCGTTACGTCACCACGATCGGGCTCTCCCAGATCGCGGGCGCGCAGATGCTGCACGTCTACAAGCCGCGCCACTGGATCAACTGCGGCCAGGCCGGTCCGCTGGGCTGGACGATCCCGGCCGCGCTGGGTGTCGCCACCGCGGACCCGGAGGGCACGGTCGTCGCCCTCTCCGGCGACTACGACTTCCAGTTCATGCTGGAGGAGCTGGCCGTCGGCGCGCAGCACCGCATTCCGTACGTCCACGTCCTGGTGAACAACTCCTACCTCGGGCTGATCCGCCAGGCGCAGCGCAACTTCGACATCGACTTCCAGGTCAACCTGGAGTTCGAGAACCTCAACTCCCCGGAGCTGGGCGTCTACGGCGTCGACCACGTCAAGGTCGTCGAGGGCCTGGGCTGCAAGGCGATCCGGGTGACCGAGCCGGACCAGCTGCTGCCGGCCTTCGAGGAGGCGAAGAAGCTGGCTGCGGAGTTCCGGGTCCCGGTGGTCGTCGAGGCGATCCTGGAGCGGGTCACGAACATCGCGATGAGCGGCAGCGACATCGCGTCGGTGAACGAGTTCGAGGACCTGGCGACGGACCCGTCCCACGCCCCGACGGCGATCCGCCCCCTGACGGTCTCCTGA
- a CDS encoding GNAT family N-acetyltransferase, protein MRIRSARRPDLPLLQEIERAAGEPFRALGMAFVADDDPPPLDLLESYRQAGRCWVATDPLSATGDRPLGYVLADPVDDALHIEQVSVDPGAARRGIGRDLIAHLAALAARQGMAALTLTTFTDVPWNAPYYARIGFRILGEDELTDGLRTIRAEEAQHGLDRWPRVCMRRELSAVPRPAQAPAPARTPPVPDTSGASDASGALAVSGGP, encoded by the coding sequence ATGCGTATCCGCTCCGCCAGACGCCCGGATCTCCCGCTGCTCCAGGAGATCGAGCGCGCCGCAGGGGAACCGTTCCGCGCCCTGGGCATGGCCTTCGTGGCCGACGACGATCCGCCCCCGCTCGACCTGCTGGAGAGCTACCGGCAGGCAGGCCGTTGCTGGGTGGCCACCGACCCCCTCTCCGCCACCGGCGACCGGCCGCTCGGCTATGTGCTCGCCGATCCCGTCGACGACGCCCTGCACATCGAGCAGGTCTCGGTCGACCCCGGCGCCGCCCGCCGGGGCATCGGGCGGGACCTGATCGCCCACCTCGCCGCCCTGGCCGCCCGGCAGGGCATGGCGGCGCTGACCCTGACCACCTTCACCGACGTGCCGTGGAACGCCCCGTACTACGCCCGCATCGGATTCCGGATCCTGGGCGAGGACGAACTCACCGACGGGCTTCGCACGATCCGCGCCGAAGAGGCCCAGCACGGTCTGGACCGCTGGCCCCGGGTCTGCATGCGCCGCGAGCTGTCGGCCGTTCCCCGGCCGGCGCAGGCCCCGGCGCCCGCGAGGACGCCTCCGGTTCCGGACACTTCCGGGGCGTCGGACGCCTCGGGAGCCCTCGCTGTCAGTGGCGGCCCCTAA
- a CDS encoding AMP-binding protein: MSLLSYAHGTGDTALLGDTIGRNLDRTAAQHGDREALVDVASGRRWTYTELVADVDELARALMASGVAKGDRVGIWAVNCPEWVLVQYATARIGAVMVTVNPAYRAHEVEFVLKQAGISLLIASLAHRTSDYRALVGQVRGNCPGLRAVHYIGDPSWAELTAAAPGVTRDQLAAREAELSCDDPINIQYTSGTTGFPKGATLSHHNILNNGYFVGETITYTEADRVCLPVPFYHCFGMVMGNLACTSHGACVVIPGPSFEPATVLAAVQQERCTSLYGVPTMFIAELNLPDFAAYDLSSLRTGIMAGSPCPAEVMKRVVAEMHMAEVSICYGMTETSPVSTQTRRDDDLGRRTGTVGRVLPHIEVKVVDPVTGVTLPRGTSGELRTRGYSVMLGYWDQPDRTAEVIDAGRWMHTGDLAVMGEDGYVEVVGRIKDMIIRGGENVYPREIEEFLHGHPKIADVQVVGVPDERYGEEILACVIPRDPADPPTLEELTEHCRERLAHYKIPRRLRVLEAFPMTVSGKVRKIELREAYAD; the protein is encoded by the coding sequence GTGAGCCTGCTCTCCTACGCGCACGGCACCGGCGACACCGCGCTGCTCGGCGACACCATCGGCCGCAACCTGGACCGGACGGCCGCCCAGCACGGCGACCGCGAGGCCCTGGTCGACGTGGCCTCGGGCCGGCGCTGGACGTACACCGAACTCGTCGCGGACGTCGACGAACTGGCCCGGGCCCTGATGGCGTCGGGCGTGGCGAAGGGCGACCGGGTCGGCATCTGGGCGGTCAACTGCCCCGAGTGGGTGCTCGTCCAGTACGCCACCGCCCGGATCGGGGCCGTCATGGTCACCGTCAACCCGGCCTACCGCGCCCACGAGGTGGAGTTCGTCCTGAAGCAGGCGGGCATCTCCCTGCTGATCGCCTCGCTCGCCCACCGCACCAGCGACTACCGGGCCCTCGTCGGGCAGGTCCGCGGCAACTGCCCCGGGCTGCGGGCTGTCCACTACATCGGCGACCCGTCCTGGGCGGAGCTGACGGCCGCCGCCCCCGGCGTCACACGCGACCAACTGGCGGCCCGCGAGGCGGAGCTGTCCTGCGACGACCCGATCAACATCCAGTACACCTCGGGCACGACCGGCTTCCCCAAGGGAGCGACGCTCTCCCACCACAACATCCTCAACAACGGCTACTTCGTGGGCGAGACGATCACCTACACCGAGGCGGACCGGGTCTGCCTCCCGGTGCCCTTCTACCACTGCTTCGGCATGGTGATGGGCAACCTCGCCTGCACCTCGCACGGCGCCTGCGTCGTGATCCCCGGTCCGTCCTTCGAACCCGCGACCGTCCTCGCGGCCGTGCAGCAGGAGCGCTGCACCTCGCTGTACGGGGTGCCCACCATGTTCATCGCGGAACTGAACCTGCCGGACTTCGCCGCGTACGACCTCTCCTCGCTGCGGACCGGGATCATGGCCGGATCCCCCTGCCCGGCCGAGGTGATGAAGCGGGTCGTCGCCGAGATGCACATGGCCGAGGTGTCCATCTGCTACGGCATGACGGAGACGTCACCCGTCTCCACCCAGACCCGCCGCGACGACGACCTGGGACGCCGGACCGGCACGGTGGGCCGTGTGCTGCCGCACATCGAGGTCAAGGTCGTCGATCCCGTCACCGGCGTCACCCTGCCGCGCGGCACCTCGGGCGAACTGCGCACCCGGGGCTACAGCGTGATGCTCGGCTACTGGGACCAGCCCGACCGCACCGCCGAGGTGATCGACGCCGGTCGGTGGATGCACACGGGCGATCTCGCGGTGATGGGCGAGGACGGTTACGTCGAGGTGGTCGGCCGGATCAAGGACATGATCATCCGAGGCGGCGAGAACGTGTACCCGCGCGAGATCGAGGAGTTCCTGCACGGCCACCCGAAGATCGCCGACGTGCAGGTGGTCGGGGTCCCGGACGAGCGCTACGGCGAGGAGATCCTCGCCTGCGTCATCCCCCGGGACCCGGCCGACCCGCCCACCCTGGAGGAACTCACCGAGCACTGCCGGGAGCGGCTCGCCCACTACAAGATCCCGCGCAGGCTGCGGGTCCTCGAGGCCTTCCCGATGACGGTCAGCGGGAAGGTCCGCAAGATCGAACTGCGTGAGGCGTACGCGGACTGA